The Toxorhynchites rutilus septentrionalis strain SRP chromosome 1, ASM2978413v1, whole genome shotgun sequence genome contains the following window.
GGTCGAACTCCGAACTCCGAACTCCGTCCAATGAATGGAGTTCTTCTACCAGCCTGGTAGCGATGGAGTTTCGGACTCAAATAATGGAGTTTCTACCATTTAgtagtgtttggatttcgaatcCATACTATGGAGTTTCTACCTATATGGTAGCGATGGGATCTCTGATCCTGTAAAAAGAGATTCTACCTTGATGGTAGCGATGGTATTCTGAATTCCTGATGTTTCTACCTGCTGGTagcgaaattcaaatttttataattaatttaaaattagaaaaaaagaaGTTGTTAGGTTAGGTATTTACCATGGCATATTAAGAAAGGGTCAATATGAGCctcataaaaatatatattttgggaaaaaagggtcAAACTTTTTCACAAATCGAGGCATGAAAGTGGCGAATGAAAGTGGCGAGGAACAAGTTAAGAGTCTGTCTAGCTCTCAACTAAATGATAAGAGAGAGTATTATGTTGAAGAGCGTACAATTGGAGGATTGCAGGCTCCAAAATTCGACGACCGGACTGTGAAAACTTCGACGATCCGCAGCAACCAAAATCCACAGGATCGTGTAGCGTGTTTCATTTGCGGAAGACACGGTCATTTTTCGAATTATCCGCATTGTCCGGCTCGTAATCAAGAATGCAGGATCTGTAAAATGCGGGGTCATTCTGAGACGATGTGTCGTAAAGGAAAGAAACGTATTCCACTTGTTCAGAAAGATTAAGCCATTGAAGAAAGCACGGCTTGTTGAATCCGCTGAAATGAAATCTGATACGGAAGTTGAAAATGTTGAATCTGATAAGACGTATTATGCTTTTTTACTCCGGAAACAAgtctaatttgatttcatgCTACATTGGTGACGTGAACCTGGACATGTTAGTGTATTCCGGAGCCAATCGCAATTTGATTACACCGGAGGCTTGGAATCTGTTGAAGGCTATTGGTATTTGCCAACGAAAGGTTGTGATCAGAAATTGAAAGCTTGTGGAAGCGAAAATTTGTTGTTACACGGAGAAAAGGAGCAGACTGTATTTTGAAGTCTATGAAAAAAGAGAGGAGAATAGAAGCAGCTAGAgtgtgaatacgatcgctgcccaaagcacgacatcaaaatcatcGGTGATTCGAACGCTCAAGTCGACCAAGAGGAGGAGTTCAGACCAGTAATTGGTAGGTTAAGCGCCCATCCgcaaaccaacgaaaacggtctaagacttatcgacttcgctgcctccaagaacatggccgtacgtagcaccttctttcAGTACAGCCTCCAATACTGTTACATCTGGAGATCAcctcagcaaacagaaacacaaattgaccacatTTGATcaacggtcggcacttctcggatatcatcgacgacggaacctatcgtggcgctaacatcgattcagaccactacctggtgatggtcaaactgcgttttgaactgtcagtcgtcaataacataagacaccagcgctcaccacggtaccacccaCGATGACTGCAGGAGCCGAACATTGCTGCAACCTACCTGcggcgtcttgaagctgcgttaccagGAGTAGACGAATTGGaatcgatgaatgctggaacaacTTGAAAACAGCCATTAGCAGCACAACAGAGACCGTCGTCGGGTACGAACAAGTTCAACAGAAGAAAAGATTTGACGGTGAGTACCGAGCGCTTCTGAatgagaaggatgcagcacgcgcagccatgctgctacgagcgactcgacaaaacgtggaatgatacagactgaagcgaaggcagcaaaAACAtctctttcgagaaaaaaaacgaacgaacgcgaggtgatagAAAAGTGGAGATAACACTACGATGTACACCTGAACAGCGTGCAGACAGGAGAACAAGGCGACGACTACCATGgcgaatttgtctaccttggcaaGTTGGTAACAACTGACAAtgacaacagccgtgaaattcaaagacgcatagtcaatggaagtcgcacctactatgggctccgcaaatcatTAAGATTCAACCAACTCCGAATAATATACGAATGAatatagaatgaaccacgaactggcgcaactctacggcgaacccagcctTCAGAAAGTCGTCAAGGCGGGACGAGTGCGATGGACTgtgcatgttgcaagattggcGGACAGCAGTCCTACAAAAATgttgttcgcatcgaatccggtaggaacaagaagaagaggagcccagcgagcgaggtggttggaccaggttgagcaggacttggcaagaatcggtgcagttTGGAGTTGAAGAACTGCATTGTGAATCAGATCTTatatctcaatgggatgtagaatcatagtaaataaataaaaaacgtaGTGGGAGTTTTTTTCAAGCTGACGACAGTCCATCAGACTCacttcggttatcacccccgaaatttctacatTATGAGAAGGTACGTGCACGCGATATTCCAATACAAACCGCTTGTCGACAATAACATCGTCAGTGTGCTTCCGGTCAGCCACAACATCACGCAGTTCGTTCGGTCTAACCTTGAAAATTTCCACCACGAAGGAATATCTCACCAGATGGAGAGGAAAAGAGAAATTTTCTTGCGGAGGACTTTAGAGACATCTTCCGAGGTGGAAACGCGTTTAAGTGACTTCCTAGTTCCCGAAGCTATGAAGGgggagacagtggattcaatctccatgtcaacagtTCTCCTTCTGCCATTTAATGTGGCAGATGTACAAtttttagtaatttttcaatttctttttttttcgattttttggtaTTGTTTAACCTAATGTGCACATTCAAATATTCTTGTTGCGCACACCAGTGCGGATGATTTGCAATGGTTCCCAATCGAAGGCCTTCTTCCTCTCGCTGTTTGCTTCACACTCTTGCAATCAGAAAAACCTGTGAGGGTGGAACAATTATTTCATAAACAACGAATGTAACGGTATCACTAGACGAAGAAAAAATACGACGAGGTAGGAtatatcattcaataaaatatgAACAATTTCATTCTTCGCCACACGAaactttattatattttctcggAAATGCCTAAGTACACCTAAATGCTCTGAATTTTAACGAGTTACTACTACGATTTGTTTTCTAACTCGAAGCGGCCACCTCACTTCCCTCTCAAGTATTCTGCTTGATCGCCTTGTGCTGTCTTTCCTTGCAGTGTAGATGAGCTATCGCACAGAACATGCTATCACAGCGTCCGTAGACCACATTCGCAATGGACATTTTGATACGATCGTGATGCATCTTCGGATTTTGAATGGTAAACGGTTCCACTGCCGGCGTTATATTAAGCGAAATCCTGTATCTATGGTGGGGCTTCAACACAATCTGTTCAAAGAACAGATTGGCCACATCCACGGTCAAAAAGTTTTCGTTCTCATACTCGAACAAATCGCAACCAATCTCGATGTCGTTTTCCCAAATCTTCAGCTCCACTGATATGACCGCCGCGCATGATTTGATGTACACTCCGATTCCATACATGTTCACCGTGGTTTCCGATGTAATTGAGAATCCAAAATCGCTTGGCTCGGAAGAAGAAGACGGCCCAAACATACGCAACTTATAACAATCGTACGAACGCTTAGCGTTCTTAATCACAGCTCTCAGTTCGTCCACACTTTCCTTTTCATGTGTCTTCTCCCAGATATCCATCGCTCCCAACAATTGATCATCAGTGCAATTAATCTTTTTCGAACCCAATATCAAACTCAACGATTCCCGGTCGATCGTCGCAAAGTCCTCgtgattgaagaaatacaatggATTGTTACTTATCATCCTCAAACATTTCTCATCCACGAACTGAAACCCATAGAACCGATTCTGGGTGAATATCTTCAGCGCATTATCTGGCTCGATATTTTTCTCCAGAAAATCTGAAGCCATATTTAACAACTCCATCAGCATGTACTTCCGAGAGTGAATGTAAATCTCGTGGATGTTTTCAAAAGTTAATACAATCTTCCCGCAGTACACGAACCGCATGATCTCCAGAAAGATCGCTGGCTCTATATCCTCCAGCACAATCTCGTTCGCAACAGACTCCCGAAAGTTCCCATTGAACATCACATAAAAGTATTCGGATGCGGCAATCAGAAACAGCTTGTGTGCATGGATTCGCTGTCCCTTCTCGCCCACCAGAAAAACCACATCGGACATAAACTCATTGTTCACGAGGCCCTCTTTGCGATCGGTGGCCGAGCCGTTGTACCCCAGCACCGGATCTCCTTGACCTTGGTTTGCCATTTGCGTGGATCTGCGAGAGAAGAACAAAAACGAGTGGTATTAGAATTTTAGATGCGGGAAGggtaattttaaaatttcaagcCCGGAAAGAAATTTTCTAGAGAAATTTCTCGCAGAAAAACGCATACAAACCAAGGCAGGAGAGGCGGAATGCTCATGCAAAGGGTGCGACTGCAAAATTATGACTGGCTGGTTTGCCAAAAAGCTAAATTGTTTCGTGAACTCCCCATGAACCCATTATTGCattgttcaaaagtaatacatACCGGATTTACCACATCGATTTTACTAGGACTAATTTAAGCGACCAAATGTATcaca
Protein-coding sequences here:
- the LOC129764459 gene encoding BTB/POZ domain-containing protein 6-like isoform X2; the encoded protein is MANQGQGDPVLGYNGSATDRKEGLVNNEFMSDVVFLVGEKGQRIHAHKLFLIAASEYFYVMFNGNFRESVANEIVLEDIEPAIFLEIMRFVYCGKIVLTFENIHEIYIHSRKYMLMELLNMASDFLEKNIEPDNALKIFTQNRFYGFQFVDEKCLRMISNNPLYFFNHEDFATIDRESLSLILGSKKINCTDDQLLGAMDIWEKTHEKESVDELRAVIKNAKRSYDCYKLRMFGPSSSSEPSDFGFSITSETTVNMYGIGVYIKSCAAVISVELKIWENDIEIGCDLFEYENENFLTVDVANLFFEQIVLKPHHRYRISLNITPAVEPFTIQNPKMHHDRIKMSIANVVYGRCDSMFCAIAHLHCKERQHKAIKQNT